In Firmicutes bacterium ASF500, a single genomic region encodes these proteins:
- the purB gene encoding Adenylosuccinate lyase, whose amino-acid sequence MSTNRYESPLSSRYASGEMQYIFSPDKKFSTWRRLWVALARAEMELGLPVTREQVDEMEAHLTDIDYEKAAQWEKKLRHDVMAHVHTYGELCPKAMPIIHLGATSCYVGDNTDVILMREGLELVRDKVVRVLAHLAKFAEEYKSLPTLGFTHFQAAQLVTVGKRASLWMNELLMDLEEIEHRISTLALLGSKGTTGTQASFLELFEGDHEKVRLLEEKIAREMGFDAVVPVSGQTYSRKLDYNVVSTLAGVAQSASKFATDLRLLCHLKEVEEPFEKNQIGSSAMPYKRNPMRCERICSLARYVIVDVGNPAITTATQWFERTLDDSANKRLSVPEAFLAVDAILNIWANVASGLVVHPKVIEKHVLEELPFMASENIMMDAVKRGGDRQELHERIRVLSQEAGRNVKELGLSNNLIDLMAADPAFGMTKAELSAHLDPAAYTGRCAQQVEAFLAQCVAPVLERYAGALEGKETELNV is encoded by the coding sequence ATGTCAACCAACCGCTATGAAAGCCCTCTGTCCTCCCGCTATGCCAGCGGCGAGATGCAGTATATCTTTTCCCCCGATAAGAAGTTTTCCACCTGGCGCCGGCTGTGGGTGGCGCTGGCCCGGGCGGAGATGGAGCTGGGCCTGCCCGTCACCCGGGAGCAGGTGGACGAGATGGAGGCCCACCTTACCGACATCGACTATGAAAAGGCCGCCCAGTGGGAGAAAAAGCTGCGCCATGACGTGATGGCCCACGTCCACACCTACGGCGAGCTGTGCCCCAAGGCCATGCCTATCATCCACCTGGGGGCCACCAGCTGCTATGTGGGGGACAACACCGACGTCATCCTCATGCGGGAGGGGCTGGAGCTGGTCCGGGACAAGGTGGTCCGGGTGCTGGCCCATCTGGCTAAATTCGCGGAGGAGTACAAGTCCCTGCCCACCCTGGGCTTCACCCACTTCCAGGCCGCCCAGCTGGTCACCGTGGGCAAGCGGGCCTCTCTGTGGATGAACGAGCTGCTCATGGACCTGGAGGAGATCGAGCACCGCATCTCTACCCTGGCCCTCCTGGGCTCCAAGGGCACCACCGGTACCCAGGCCTCCTTCCTGGAGCTCTTCGAGGGGGACCACGAGAAGGTGCGCCTGCTGGAGGAGAAAATTGCCCGGGAAATGGGCTTTGACGCCGTGGTCCCGGTGAGCGGCCAGACCTACTCCCGGAAGCTGGACTATAACGTGGTGTCCACCCTGGCCGGGGTGGCCCAGTCCGCCAGCAAATTTGCCACCGACCTGCGCCTGCTGTGCCACCTGAAGGAGGTGGAGGAGCCCTTTGAGAAAAATCAGATCGGCTCCTCGGCCATGCCCTACAAGCGCAACCCCATGCGGTGTGAGCGCATCTGCTCTCTGGCCCGGTATGTCATCGTGGACGTGGGCAACCCGGCCATTACCACCGCCACCCAGTGGTTTGAGCGCACCCTGGACGACTCGGCCAACAAGCGGCTCAGCGTCCCCGAGGCCTTCCTGGCGGTGGACGCCATCCTGAATATCTGGGCCAACGTGGCCTCCGGACTGGTGGTCCACCCCAAGGTGATTGAGAAACACGTTCTGGAGGAGCTGCCCTTTATGGCCAGCGAGAACATCATGATGGACGCCGTCAAGCGGGGGGGCGACCGGCAGGAGCTCCACGAGCGCATCCGGGTGCTGTCTCAGGAGGCGGGCCGTAACGTGAAGGAGCTGGGCCTGTCCAACAACCTCATCGACCTGATGGCCGCCGACCCCGCCTTCGGCATGACCAAGGCGGAGCTGTCCGCCCACCTGGACCCCGCCGCCTACACCGGCCGCTGCGCCCAACAGGTGGAGGCCTTCCTGGCCCAGTGTGTCGCCCCCGTGCTGGAGCGGTACGCCGGTGCGCTGGAGGGGAAAGAGACTGAGCTGAATGTGTAA
- the patA_2 gene encoding Peptidoglycan O-acetyltransferase, whose amino-acid sequence MVFSSLIFLLFFLTTLYVCYFIVPRRWRWLRNCVLLVFSLFFYRCGGADYLPLLLASILINYLGGLLAASERPALRKLGLWGAVALGLGLLGWFKYAGFAAENLAALGLPVEVPQIVLPIGISFFTFQGLSYVIDVYRGDARCQKNPLYVALYVALFPQLVAGPIVRYTTVEEEIVQRNESLEEFSQGVVRFLFGLGKKMLLANAMGEIADGVFAQSPETMALSLAWVGAAAYTFQIYFDFSAYSDMAIGLGRMFGFHFLENFNYPYISKSIAEFWRRWHISLATWFRDYVYIPLGGSRCSVGRNIRNMAVVWLLTGLWHGAAWTYVTWGGMMLVLLAGEKYCWGRGLSRLPSPVQHLYTILLVVFSMVMFRSSGIGYGLSYFRSMIGLGGRPDGQAVYYLLEYWPEWIACVLASLPVKVWAQRSLERREGPLPALTLEWGPKFAALGLLGLSYTKLATGSFNPFIYFQF is encoded by the coding sequence ATGGTATTCAGCAGTTTGATTTTTTTGCTGTTCTTTCTAACCACCCTGTATGTCTGCTACTTCATCGTCCCGCGCCGGTGGCGCTGGCTGCGCAACTGCGTGCTGCTGGTGTTCAGCCTGTTCTTTTACCGCTGCGGCGGGGCGGACTATCTGCCCTTGCTTTTGGCCTCCATCCTGATTAACTATCTGGGGGGACTTCTGGCCGCGTCGGAGCGCCCCGCCCTGCGGAAGCTGGGACTGTGGGGGGCGGTGGCGCTGGGACTGGGACTGCTGGGCTGGTTCAAATACGCCGGCTTCGCGGCGGAGAACCTGGCGGCGCTGGGCCTGCCGGTGGAGGTACCCCAGATCGTTCTGCCCATCGGCATCTCCTTCTTCACCTTCCAGGGTCTGAGCTACGTCATCGACGTCTACCGGGGGGACGCCCGGTGTCAGAAAAATCCCCTGTACGTGGCCCTGTACGTGGCCCTCTTCCCCCAGCTGGTGGCCGGGCCCATTGTCCGGTACACCACGGTAGAGGAGGAGATTGTCCAGCGGAACGAGTCGCTGGAGGAGTTCTCCCAGGGCGTGGTCCGGTTTTTGTTCGGCCTGGGGAAGAAGATGCTGTTAGCCAACGCGATGGGGGAGATTGCCGACGGGGTATTTGCCCAGTCCCCGGAGACCATGGCCCTGTCCCTGGCCTGGGTGGGGGCGGCGGCCTATACCTTCCAGATCTATTTCGACTTCTCCGCCTACTCCGATATGGCAATCGGCCTGGGCCGGATGTTCGGCTTCCATTTTTTAGAAAACTTTAACTACCCCTATATCTCCAAATCCATCGCCGAGTTCTGGCGGCGGTGGCACATCTCCCTCGCCACCTGGTTTCGGGACTATGTATACATCCCCCTGGGGGGGAGCCGGTGCTCCGTGGGGAGGAATATCCGGAATATGGCGGTGGTGTGGCTGTTAACCGGCCTGTGGCACGGGGCGGCCTGGACCTACGTGACCTGGGGCGGAATGATGCTGGTCCTGCTGGCGGGGGAGAAATACTGCTGGGGCCGGGGCCTGTCCCGCCTGCCCAGCCCCGTTCAGCACCTGTACACCATCTTGCTGGTGGTGTTCAGCATGGTCATGTTCCGCTCCAGCGGCATCGGCTATGGCCTGAGCTACTTCCGGTCCATGATAGGCCTGGGTGGACGGCCCGACGGCCAGGCGGTGTACTATCTGCTGGAGTACTGGCCGGAATGGATTGCCTGCGTGCTGGCGTCGCTCCCCGTCAAGGTGTGGGCGCAGAGGTCGCTGGAGCGGCGGGAGGGCCCCCTGCCCGCCCTGACCCTGGAGTGGGGCCCCAAGTTCGCCGCCCTGGGACTGCTGGGCCTGTCCTACACCAAGCTGGCCACGGGCAGCTTTAACCCGTTTATCTATTTTCAGTTTTAA
- the leuB gene encoding 3-isopropylmalate dehydrogenase, with amino-acid sequence MNYKIALIKGDGIGPEVVGEAVKVMDAIGEKFGHKFEYVDILMGGCAIDAVGRSYPEGTAERCKACDAVLLGAVGGPKWGHATDPDKRPETALLSIRKDLALYANLRPAALRPALAEACPLKNDKDIDLMIVRELTGGVYFGKKDRYQTEDRGEEASDLMAYSEKEIERIGRRGFELARLRNKKLTSVDKANVLETSRLWRQVMHRLAEEYPDVAYEDVLVDNAAMQLVKDPGQFDVVVTENMFGDILSDEASMITGSIGLLPSASIGDAAPGLYEPIHGSAPDIAGQDKANPIATILSVAMMLRYSFDLPAEAKAIEDAVDAVLNEGWRTADLAKPGEETVGTVKMGELIRERL; translated from the coding sequence ATGAACTATAAAATCGCCCTCATTAAGGGCGACGGCATTGGCCCCGAGGTAGTGGGGGAGGCCGTCAAGGTGATGGACGCCATCGGCGAGAAATTCGGCCATAAATTTGAGTATGTGGACATCCTCATGGGCGGCTGCGCCATCGACGCGGTGGGCAGGAGCTACCCCGAGGGTACCGCCGAGCGGTGCAAGGCCTGCGACGCCGTGCTTCTGGGCGCGGTGGGCGGACCCAAGTGGGGCCACGCCACCGACCCGGACAAGCGGCCTGAGACCGCCCTGCTGTCCATCCGCAAGGACCTGGCTCTGTACGCCAACCTCCGCCCCGCCGCCCTGCGGCCCGCCCTGGCGGAGGCCTGCCCGCTGAAAAACGACAAGGACATCGACCTGATGATCGTCCGGGAGCTGACCGGCGGGGTGTATTTTGGCAAGAAGGACCGCTATCAGACCGAGGACCGGGGGGAGGAGGCCAGCGACCTGATGGCCTACTCCGAGAAGGAGATCGAGCGCATCGGCCGCCGGGGCTTCGAGCTGGCCCGCCTGCGGAATAAGAAGCTGACCAGCGTGGACAAGGCCAACGTGCTGGAGACCTCCCGGCTGTGGCGGCAGGTGATGCACCGGCTGGCGGAGGAGTACCCCGACGTAGCCTATGAGGACGTGCTGGTGGACAACGCCGCCATGCAGCTGGTAAAGGACCCGGGACAGTTTGACGTGGTGGTCACCGAGAACATGTTCGGCGACATCCTCTCCGACGAGGCCTCCATGATTACCGGCTCCATCGGACTGCTCCCCTCCGCCTCCATCGGCGACGCCGCCCCCGGCCTGTACGAGCCCATCCACGGCTCCGCCCCCGACATCGCCGGTCAGGACAAGGCCAACCCCATCGCCACCATCCTGTCGGTGGCGATGATGCTCCGCTACTCCTTCGACCTGCCCGCCGAGGCTAAGGCCATCGAGGACGCGGTGGACGCCGTCCTCAACGAAGGCTGGCGCACCGCCGACCTGGCCAAACCCGGCGAGGAGACGGTAGGCACCGTGAAAATGGGCGAGCTGATTCGGGAAAGACTGTAA
- the dmdB_2 gene encoding 2,3-dimethylmalate dehydratase small subunit, whose translation MKVYKYGANVDTDVIIPARHLNDPSPAALASHCMEDIDEKFASTVEAGDIIVAGPNFGCGSSREHAPLAIKSCGVKCVIAPSFARIFYRNAINIGFPIVECPQAAEEIQAGDQVEVDFASGVITDVTTGKTYKAAPFPEFIDGIIQSGGLLNSLKERGVAK comes from the coding sequence ATGAAAGTTTACAAATACGGCGCCAACGTAGACACCGACGTAATCATCCCGGCGCGGCATCTGAACGACCCCTCCCCGGCGGCTCTGGCAAGCCACTGCATGGAGGACATCGACGAAAAATTTGCCTCCACCGTGGAGGCGGGGGACATCATCGTGGCCGGGCCCAACTTCGGCTGCGGCTCCAGCCGGGAGCACGCCCCCCTGGCAATCAAGTCCTGCGGGGTGAAGTGCGTGATCGCCCCCTCCTTCGCCCGCATCTTCTACCGCAACGCCATCAACATCGGCTTTCCCATCGTGGAGTGCCCCCAGGCGGCGGAGGAAATCCAGGCCGGGGACCAGGTGGAGGTGGATTTTGCCAGCGGCGTGATCACCGACGTGACCACTGGAAAAACCTACAAGGCCGCCCCCTTCCCGGAGTTCATTGACGGCATTATCCAGAGCGGCGGACTGCTTAACTCCCTGAAGGAGCGAGGGGTGGCGAAGTAA
- the dmdA gene encoding 2,3-dimethylmalate dehydratase large subunit: protein MGMTMTQKILAKHAGLDKVEAGQLIEARLDLVLGNDITTPVAITEFEKAGFTQVFDKDKIAIVLDHYTPCKDIKSAQLCKQAREFAHKHQITNFFDVGQMGVEHALLPEKGLTAPGEVIIGADSHTCTYGALGAFSTGVGSTDMAAGMATGLLWFKVPSAIKVTLKGKLQPHVSGKDVILHLIGEIGVDGALYQSLEFAGEGVSSLTMDDRFTISNMAIEAGGKNGIFPVDEKTMEYINGRVSRPCEAFAADPDAVYDREVVIDLDKLEPTVALPHLPENTKVVSEVAGTPINQVVIGSCTNGRIGDLRIAAAIMKGKQVAPNVRCVVIPATQAIVLQAMEEGLIQTFIEAGAAVSTPTCGPCLGGHMGVMAEGERTVSTTNRNFVGRMGHTTSEIILASPAVAAASAIAGCVADPRM from the coding sequence ATGGGAATGACAATGACGCAGAAGATTTTAGCCAAGCACGCCGGACTGGACAAGGTGGAGGCCGGACAGCTCATCGAGGCCAGGCTGGACCTGGTGCTGGGCAACGACATCACCACCCCTGTCGCCATCACCGAGTTTGAGAAGGCGGGCTTCACCCAGGTCTTTGATAAGGACAAAATCGCCATCGTCCTGGACCACTACACCCCCTGCAAAGACATCAAATCCGCCCAGCTGTGCAAGCAGGCCCGGGAATTTGCCCACAAGCACCAGATTACCAACTTTTTCGACGTGGGCCAGATGGGTGTGGAACACGCTCTCCTGCCCGAGAAGGGGCTGACCGCCCCCGGCGAGGTCATCATCGGGGCCGACTCCCACACCTGCACCTACGGCGCGCTGGGGGCCTTCTCCACCGGCGTGGGCTCCACCGATATGGCCGCCGGTATGGCTACCGGCCTGCTGTGGTTCAAGGTGCCCTCCGCCATCAAGGTGACGCTGAAAGGGAAACTCCAGCCCCATGTGTCCGGCAAGGACGTAATCCTCCACCTGATCGGGGAGATCGGCGTGGACGGAGCCCTTTACCAGTCCCTGGAGTTTGCCGGGGAGGGCGTGTCCAGCCTCACCATGGACGACCGCTTTACCATCTCCAACATGGCTATCGAGGCCGGAGGCAAAAACGGCATCTTCCCCGTGGACGAAAAGACCATGGAGTACATCAATGGCCGGGTGTCCCGCCCCTGCGAGGCCTTCGCCGCCGACCCGGACGCCGTCTACGACCGGGAGGTTGTGATCGACCTGGACAAGCTGGAGCCCACCGTAGCCCTGCCCCACCTGCCCGAGAACACCAAGGTGGTGTCTGAGGTGGCCGGGACCCCCATCAATCAGGTTGTGATTGGCTCCTGCACCAACGGCCGCATCGGCGATCTGCGCATCGCCGCCGCCATTATGAAGGGCAAACAGGTGGCCCCCAACGTGCGGTGCGTGGTCATCCCCGCCACCCAGGCTATCGTCCTCCAGGCTATGGAGGAGGGCCTCATCCAGACCTTCATCGAGGCGGGCGCGGCGGTGTCCACCCCCACCTGCGGCCCCTGTCTGGGCGGGCACATGGGCGTGATGGCCGAGGGGGAGCGCACCGTCTCCACCACCAACCGGAATTTCGTGGGCCGCATGGGCCACACCACCTCCGAAATCATCCTGGCCTCCCCCGCCGTGGCCGCCGCCTCCGCCATCGCCGGGTGCGTGGCTGACCCCAGAATGTAG
- the crp gene encoding CRP-like cAMP-activated global transcriptional regulator — MNHELDFPAGIWEAFAKGRPPVRCSAGYLIYLQDTEATCFYFLKSGKVKSFIQSEDGMERVLNLYHAGSLFGEASFFDELPRVSSAVAVVPCEIVPIDRELVAQEFAKNPELALSMVKYLARTVRLLSGQVDQMAFRPARWRVANYLLTLAGRDGTVSCTQEDIAAAVSASRVTVSRVLGEFAQRGWVELGYRTIRLKNPKALLDLP; from the coding sequence ATGAACCACGAGCTTGACTTCCCCGCCGGCATCTGGGAGGCCTTTGCCAAAGGCCGGCCCCCTGTGCGGTGCTCCGCCGGGTATCTGATCTATTTGCAGGACACCGAAGCCACCTGCTTCTACTTTCTGAAATCGGGCAAGGTAAAGAGCTTCATCCAGTCGGAGGACGGGATGGAGCGGGTGCTGAACCTCTATCACGCCGGGAGCCTCTTTGGGGAGGCCTCCTTTTTTGACGAGCTGCCCCGGGTGTCCTCGGCGGTGGCGGTGGTCCCCTGTGAGATTGTCCCCATCGACCGGGAGCTGGTGGCCCAGGAGTTTGCCAAAAACCCGGAGCTGGCCCTGTCCATGGTGAAGTATCTGGCCCGGACGGTGCGGCTGCTGTCGGGGCAGGTGGATCAGATGGCCTTCCGGCCCGCCCGGTGGCGGGTAGCTAACTACCTGCTCACCCTGGCAGGCCGGGACGGGACGGTCTCCTGCACCCAGGAGGATATCGCCGCCGCCGTCTCGGCCAGCCGGGTGACGGTAAGCCGGGTGCTGGGCGAGTTCGCCCAGCGGGGCTGGGTGGAGCTGGGCTACCGGACCATCCGCCTGAAAAACCCGAAGGCGCTGCTGGACCTGCCCTGA